In Caldibacillus debilis DSM 16016, the genomic window AGACGACATTGCAAAACTTACGAAAGAACAAATCAAAAAGAAAAACAACACTCCATTTAAAGCGCTTTTAAGGAAAATCGCTTCGATTTTTATCCCGTTGATTCCAGGGTTGGTTGCTTCCGGTATTATTAACGGAATCGCTAACTTCGCCATCAACGCCGGAGTAAGCAGAGAAGAAACTTGGATGAAAATTTTGCTTCTCTTGGGCGGCGGAATATTCTCCTATTTGGCCATCCTCGTCGGCTGGAATACGGCCAAAGAATTTGGCGGAACGCCGGTTCTTGGGGCTTTGGCGGGCATCATCATCATGAATCCGGCATTGGCGGAAATCACGTTGTTCGGTTCGGCATTGACCCCGGGACGGGGCGGATTGATCGGTGTTATGTTCGCCGCCTGGTTGATGGTCTATTTTGAAAAGTTGTTCCGAAAAGTGGTCCCGAGTGCAGTGGACATTATCTTTACTCCCTTATTGGCCTTATTGACGGTAGGATTGATAACGATTGTCGCCGTGCAACCCATTGCCGGGGTTTTGTCTGACGGCATTACCAACGGGATCAAGACCATATTGGATGTCGGCGGTGTGGTAGCGGGCGCCATTCTAGCGGGATTCTTCCTGCCGCTTGTCATGGTCGGATTGCATCACGGATTGACGCCGATCCACCTGGAACTGATAAACACGCTGGGATCCACCCCGCTTTTGCCGATACTGGCGATGGCAGGAGCCGGTCAAGTGGGTGCCGCGATCGCGGTCTACGTCAAAACGAGGAACAAACGTTTGCGGAACATCATCAAGGGCGCTTTGCCCGTCGGATTCTTGGGTATCGGTGAACCGTTGCTGTACGGTGTAACCCTTCCCTTGGGCCGTCCCTTCGTTACCGCCTGTTTGGGAGCCGCCGTCGGAGGGGCGTT contains:
- a CDS encoding PTS transporter subunit EIIC produces the protein MKKEERLAKEILEAIGSGENIQSFNHCMTRLRLQLKDYQKANINKIKEIDGVLGVVEDDTLQIVVGPGTVNKVADEIEKLTGIRKGETLNVNEDDIAKLTKEQIKKKNNTPFKALLRKIASIFIPLIPGLVASGIINGIANFAINAGVSREETWMKILLLLGGGIFSYLAILVGWNTAKEFGGTPVLGALAGIIIMNPALAEITLFGSALTPGRGGLIGVMFAAWLMVYFEKLFRKVVPSAVDIIFTPLLALLTVGLITIVAVQPIAGVLSDGITNGIKTILDVGGVVAGAILAGFFLPLVMVGLHHGLTPIHLELINTLGSTPLLPILAMAGAGQVGAAIAVYVKTRNKRLRNIIKGALPVGFLGIGEPLLYGVTLPLGRPFVTACLGAAVGGAFQAVMGTAAKSIGVSGLTLIPLIVDNKFLIYFLGLVITYISGFIFTYLFGFKEEMANDI